TTTGAGTTTATTGCAACAAGCAGTATCATAGCGATTTTCCTTTCTGATACTACAAAACTTTTTATTGTTCCATTATTATATCACAGTTTTTATTTCAAAAGAGCAAAAAAAATAAAAAGGCAGGTTTTCTCCTGCCTCTATTAGTTCAGATTTCCATGACTTAGATAAACAGATTCACACCTGCTTCGCTTGCTTCACCAAGGTATGTGGCAACACCGCCAATCTCAACACCATCAATTAACTCTTCCTTTTTTATTCCCATAACGTCCATAGACATTGAACATGCAACCATCTTTATACCAAGTTCTTGCGCCTGTTTTATCATCTCAGGTAACATCATCACATTTTTCTTTTTCATCATATATTTCATTAGCTTAGGACCAATCCCTAAAAAGTTCATTTTGGAAAGCGAGAGTTTTTCAACCCCTTTTGGCATCATAGCGCCGAACATCTTTTCTAAGAATGATTTTCCGTATGCTTTCTTTTTTGCATCTCTCAAAACGTTCAAACCCCAGAATGTAAAAAACATTGTGACCTCATCGCCCATTGCAGCAGCACCAGTTGCAATTACAAATGCTGCCATAACCTTGTCCATGTCGTTTGAAAACACAATGATTGTCTTTTTGTCTTCTCTCATAATCTTCTCACCCACTTTTAAGCCTTTTTAATCTTTGCTTGAATTACACCATTTTCTTCTTTGAGCTCCAAAAGCTCATTCTTTGTCTTTTTGCACCAGCTCTCAACATCACGTTTGAACGCTGGGTCTGTCACTTCAATTGTTACAACATCTCCACTTTGTGCTTCCTTCATTTGTTTAAAAAGCTGGGTAATAGGCCCTGGACACTGAAGCCCTTTTGCATCTACAAAATATTCTGCCATCTTGATCACACCTCCATAAATTTTTATTTTTCCTTTTATATTGTTACCCTATTTGCATGAGATTTATTTAACAAACTTCTGCAAAAAAATTTTTTTAAATCAGATTGTTAAAATAATAACATTTTTGAACACAAAAGCTTTTAAGCATTCAACAGGAGAAAAATAGATACCAACTTTATTTTTCAACTCAAAAATTTCATCATTATATTTAAAATCTTTTGAATCTGAGCCTTGTTATCGACATCTGATAAGCACTTTTCAGCATGGCTTTCTATGATAAAATATCCCACTTTTTCTAAAGCTTTTTTGACAGCAATTATCTGAAGCATAATCTCTTCACATTCTTTTTCTTCTTCCACCATCTTGATAATTCCTTCAATGTGCCCTTTGATATTTTTAAGTCTTGAAAGAACCTCTTCTTTTCTTCCACTTTCAGGCACTGTAATACCACCTACTCTTCAACAATCTTGATAGCTCCCTGCGGACAAAACTTCGTACATACGCCGCATCCTGTACATTTTTCCTTGTCAATTTCAATCTCAACATCAAAAAATCCTATTACGTTTCTTTTTATTGCACCAAATTTGCACGAACGTGAAGCAGGACAAAAAGGTGACCTGTCACACACGTTTTTGTCCAGTACTGCCTTTTTCATTCTTCTTTTTATTCTCCTTCCCCAGTAGTATTACCCCTATACTATGGGGGTGTATTGCATTTACAAGTATATTATAAAGCAAAAAATAAAAATAATCAAGCATAAAAATTGCAACTAAAATTTTTTCTTTTAGGGGATAACAATTCTGGCTAAAATACGTTATAATTAAATGGTGACAAATTCTTGGTATGGGAGGTTCTGCAATGAAAAAAAGCGCAAAGGTATGGCTGGTCGGATTTATTGTGATATTCATTCTTTCAAACATTGTATTTGCCCAAAGCATTACTGTGACTCCAAAAGAGATTGACGGAAAAACCTATGTTGATATTGACTCTTTGAAAGACTTTTTAAACTTTGATTACACCAAAACGCAAAATAGTCTGATAATTCAGAAAAAAGACCTGTCCATAAGTGAAGTCATTGACAAGGTAAACAAGTCTGTTGTAGCAATCATCGGTGACAGCAAAAAGATAAAAGCAGACGACTTTTACTACAGCAAAATCCCAGCTGGACTTTCTCACGGATCTGGTGTTGTGATTGACAAAAATGGGCTGATTTTAACAAACAATCATGTAGTTGAAGACTTAAAACAGCCTTATGTTATCTTCTACGATGCCAAGGCTTACAAGGCAACTGTACTTTACAGTGACAAAGAAATTGACCTTGCAATTTTGAAAGTTAACCGAAGCAACCTTACCCCAATTGAAATTGAAAACCCAAAAAATATTTATGTAGGTCAGGAAGTTTTGGCAATAGGCACACCGCTTTTTTTAGGATGGCGAAATAGCGTCACAAAAGGAATAATTAGCGGGCTTAACAGACCTGTTGATGAAGTCTATACATTTTTGCAAACAGATGCAAGTATCAATCCAGGCAACAGCGGTGGTCCACTTGTTAACATGCAAGGAAAACTTGTAGGAATAAACACTCTTGGTATTGATTACTGGCAAGGAATTAACTTTGCAATTCCTGCAGAAAATATACTTTATTTCCTTGACCACTACAAAAAGTTTGGTAGAATCAAAAGATGTTACTTAGGTCTTGAGTTTGAAGACAGTTGGTTATCTTATGTTGGGCTTCCGTCTAACCTCGGTCTTAAAATTATAGATGTAAAAGCTGACAGTCCTTTAAAAGGATTTGCTCAAGAAAATGATATACTTGTTACAATTGACAGCTACTCTATCAATTCAATTGCAGAATACAATCAAACTCTTATGAAATATCTTCCTGGTGACAAGATAAAGATAAAAATTAAAAGAAATGGCAAAATTCTTGAAAAAGAAGTTATTTTGAAAGAGTTGCCAACAAGCAAATAGTCAAAAAATAGTTAAAAATATATGGAAAGGGGAACAGTAGCATGTCAAGAAAGTTAAAAATAGCGATTTGTATTTTTACAATAGTTTCTTTTGTACTGACCTCTTCTGTCTTTGCGCTTACCCAGGAAGACAGTGGTATTATTGACTTTTACACAGTCTTTTCAAAAGATGATGTTAATAAGAACAGAGTTGGGAACAGTGTTTACAACTGGTCTATTTATATGCCACAGGATGCCTATATAAACAAAGACCCAAAAGGAAGCTATTTTTCAATGTCAAGCAATAGTTACAAGGCAAGCATAAATGTTGAGGCAATTTTAAACAAAGAAGGTTACACCTCCTTAGATGAGATTTTGCTGTACGCTCAAGATTTAATTTCAGGTTATTATTCTGGTTCAAAGTTATATTCGCTTAAAAAAGGAAAAGACAAGCAAGGCCAAGAATATATTGAAGCCACAAGTGTATATACTGACTCTTTTTATGTATTTGTTGACGAAGAAGAAAGTTCTGGCACCTTCAATCTCATACGAATATACTTGAGCAAAAATAAGAGATACAACTATATTTACAGACTTACGATTAGCATGGATTTAAATTTCTATTCACAACACCAAAATCTTTTATACAAGATTGCTGATTCTTTTGAAACAAATTTTGACAGAAACAATCCCAACATAAAAGATTTAGCAGACAATGTAACATCGTGGAGAGTTCACAAGAATACAAGTTACGGATGGCAGATTGATCTCCCACCTTACTGGAAATCCACAGACATTTATAATTTTGAGTATAACTCTTCAACACAATCATTTGCTCCTCTTTACACAGATGAAGAGATGGGAATAGTAAAACAAAAACAGCAGGATACATTTGACTCAACATCTTCAGATACTCAGC
The DNA window shown above is from Caldicellulosiruptor owensensis OL and carries:
- a CDS encoding DsrE/DsrF/DrsH-like family protein, whose translation is MREDKKTIIVFSNDMDKVMAAFVIATGAAAMGDEVTMFFTFWGLNVLRDAKKKAYGKSFLEKMFGAMMPKGVEKLSLSKMNFLGIGPKLMKYMMKKKNVMMLPEMIKQAQELGIKMVACSMSMDVMGIKKEELIDGVEIGGVATYLGEASEAGVNLFI
- a CDS encoding sulfurtransferase TusA family protein — protein: MAEYFVDAKGLQCPGPITQLFKQMKEAQSGDVVTIEVTDPAFKRDVESWCKKTKNELLELKEENGVIQAKIKKA
- a CDS encoding metal-sensitive transcriptional regulator, yielding MPESGRKEEVLSRLKNIKGHIEGIIKMVEEEKECEEIMLQIIAVKKALEKVGYFIIESHAEKCLSDVDNKAQIQKILNIMMKFLS
- a CDS encoding 4Fe-4S binding protein translates to MKKAVLDKNVCDRSPFCPASRSCKFGAIKRNVIGFFDVEIEIDKEKCTGCGVCTKFCPQGAIKIVEE
- a CDS encoding S1C family serine protease, coding for MKKSAKVWLVGFIVIFILSNIVFAQSITVTPKEIDGKTYVDIDSLKDFLNFDYTKTQNSLIIQKKDLSISEVIDKVNKSVVAIIGDSKKIKADDFYYSKIPAGLSHGSGVVIDKNGLILTNNHVVEDLKQPYVIFYDAKAYKATVLYSDKEIDLAILKVNRSNLTPIEIENPKNIYVGQEVLAIGTPLFLGWRNSVTKGIISGLNRPVDEVYTFLQTDASINPGNSGGPLVNMQGKLVGINTLGIDYWQGINFAIPAENILYFLDHYKKFGRIKRCYLGLEFEDSWLSYVGLPSNLGLKIIDVKADSPLKGFAQENDILVTIDSYSINSIAEYNQTLMKYLPGDKIKIKIKRNGKILEKEVILKELPTSK